The DNA window CCCAGACTTGTCTGCCTGAAAGTGCTGGTTAAAGAGCttaaattaattgaaaacataTAGCTCAACACCTTATTGCATAATGGCTCCTGTTACAGCCAAATGAAGAATCAAAGATCAAATTTTGCATCCAGTAACCTGTTTCATATAGGTTCGGTCACCAGGATCAGGTAAGGAAAACCTTGCAAAAGGTAGCAAGTCAAGAGGAATTCATATTCTGTTATCTGAAGGTCATGAATGACTGTGTTCATGATTATATATCATGTATGATCAACATAAGCTCTGAAATTCAGTCATTCTGTAGGTAATGTAGGTAAACTTTATAAAATGATCACCTTTTATTTTTAGCCCCACCCAGGTGACATGTACTCAGCGTTTACTGAGGCATAAAAAAGGATCAGGTATGAAAATGATGCAACAGGGGCAGGACGTGTTTAGCACCAGCAAAGATCACTGGACCCGCTTGCATCAGAATAAATCAGGACTGGGCAGGAAGGGAGGACATTTCCATTCCTGTGTCACCTTCTCGTCTTCCCCTGACTTTAAACAGCAGATCCTCTCaggttgaaaatatttttttgaccTATATTGTGATGCATTCTCTGGCCCCACcccaaaagagagaaaggtgcagatgttttatttattggaaAATACAGATTTCTTCAATGTCAAGCTGATGGACTGAATAACTGATCCTGGGACTAGAAGTATGTAATAACTAAATATGGCTATAAATACTGCAGTTTAACAGAACCAGCAGGTGAAGTGTGAGTTGCAAAGGATACATCCGTGAGAGTCAACAGTAGGCGGGCTGTCTTGAGACTCAGAGCTAAATTGGAGAGAATATATACGATCATGAGTGTAAAAATGTCTTATTCAGATGATTGGACAGTGTTGTTAAAATTAGTGGAAAATAAACGGACATTTGCCACGAACAGAAAAGCCACCGGCATTCAGCTTAGAAAGAACACCTTCAGCACTCAGCATCTGTTAGAAACAAGGACGAACAAAGTTAGATTAACGAGGATCTTCCTGCTTTACACAACATGCATTAACTTGATAATTGGTGAAATACGTACAATATATAGCCTGCGGCTTTATTGCACAAAATGACCCTAAAATATTAGcagggatttttttccccaaaacatTGTATGTGCTCCAAAACATAGGTTAGAAACTAAAAGCTGCTGGTAGAGTCTTTAGAGGGAATTAAAGGTACCATGTGGGGTTTTTGACCACTAGGagcaatgttttgtttgtaacgTTCAAGCACATGATGCAATACGCAGTCCTGCTGCAGGTTTCACGCTATTCTGCTGATGGACAGTCAACCCAGTCAAATCAAAGTCTTCTTTTGATGGGTAAAAATTGTAGTCATTTGCCATTTAAaagttccctgtggagttttcttgtaaacaaaccaagTTTCTGttaacattcagtgttactcaccaaaatgcaatgtgtgtatccttgaggtctaacataCATGTTGAATgcttttccttcctcataacACGTTTGCCTATCTGATTTTTGTTTGTAACTAATTTTGTTTGTAAGTTTGAAacttgcattgtttacatcctagcagtcttcttcttaaTTGCGtttgctggcacattgctgCGTTTTTGGCGAGTTATTGCTACCTGTATGAAACAATCGGCAGGAATATTTATCGTGTGACTTGCGTGCACATGCTTGTGCGTCCTCATGTGCTCTGCActagaacaaacaaaacatgagcCCACGCGTAAAATACTGCTTCCTAGCGCTACCAGTGACCAAAAACTCCTCAGGGAACCTTTaagttatttgttattttaaactctttttttggAATTTATTCCATTTACTCTCCAATTTGGACTGTCCAATTCCCCTGCACTGTGGTTCTTGTCGTTGGCCACTTGGAGTAGATGACACATGGTACCAAtgatctctcttttttctttttagtctgTCAGGAACTTCACAAGGTAAGATTTATGTGCAGAAAGCACATGCTATCCTTTACCAACCAGTAGTAGTCACTTGTGCAGCAATAAGGTCATGATCCCCCACTGGCTTCCCACTTGTAAACATGGCCACCTGTATGCCCCTACATTGAGCCCTTTACTTCCTAACTACTGTAGcgatcaacaacaacaaatataaaatataaatgttatatCTTGAGcaattacaaaacatttagtATAAAGTTAACATTAAAGGTTTGAAAACACTTAGCTAAAATACCTCAGGCCTGCTGTCTTCCtgtgaaagaaaaggaaaaggaagaagtcAGAAAATATTCTGATTAATTTGCATTACCAAACCAAACTCTTCTAATTCCTTTTTCATCAACATTACTTACTGATATACACATTTCCTCTGGGAATGACTCACACTGCAGCTCATCTGGCCAGAAAACGCCAAAACTGGTCATCAAACCCTCACAGCCCTGTTTGGCTCTCTCACAGAATGACCTGCAGGGTCGCTGCACTTCCCCCGCCACACACTGGGGGGCGTACACCATACACAGGAAGAGGCGTATGTCCACCGAGCACACAGTTTGCACGATCGAGTTGAAAAAGGACATCTTCACTACCGCTTCTCTTTGACTTGTGTGTCCCAGAAGATTTGGAGTGATCGTCTTGTTGTAGGACAGGCCCTGGCACACCGGTATGGTGATCGGCTCACAGATCCCCCCGCTGCTGCCCACTCCATACTGGAACAAGACACAAGTGCACGCTGTCATTCTAAGTAcaattattagtattttttacTGTGGCGACACCTTTGGCGAAATATGGTCATTGCAAGAAGGTTTGGCTCAGGAACAAAACTAATATTCATAGCAGTTGGCCTGTAGCAGACAAGAGTTTACAACAGTCTAGCAGTCATTTCAACCCATtggtaaatatattttatttcttctctgcGTAAAACTCTGCAGTTAGCTAGATAGTAATGTGATAGCATTAGTTTTATTAGTTCACGTTAGCTTTGCATGTCCGTTAGGCACTGTTGGTTGCCATTAGGGGGCATAAACGTTAGTAAGTAATTAACTTCATTATTACCTCCGCCAAGGAGGTTATATTTTCGgtggtgtttgtttgtctgtcagcatgATTATGGTGGATGGGTGTAGCAGAGCCCAAGGAAGAACCCATTCAATTTTGGAGTGGATCCGAATGACGGGGCAGATACACaaatcatttttctctttcGTTAACATTGCGAGATCGATCACTTGATGTTCCTGTATGTTAATACAGCGTCATTCTGTGATTTCAACATTTGATATATCTGTAGTTATATTTGTAGCTTAACataatgttttctgatttctACACCGTATGACAGACACTACAATTATTTCActatgtgtgtaaatattaaGTTGCTAAATCATACTGGTTTGTGTAATAAGGTTTTTTTATATGCAGATTTAAATTTGACTCAAGTAAAACTGTCTTCCTTGTAAACATACAGTCTTCAGCTAGGCACAAGCATGTTTTGACACACTGTAATTCTATaaaatagttttggaaatatattcAGACATATAGCGGTTgtgcttgcagatttgcatcATAGAAGGCTGGAATATTGGCCTTGGCAAAGGTCTGTGCTCTCCGAGAGCCCTTCTAGTTTCTATAGCGTCTTTCAAAACCTTACAAGGTCGTTCACAGGTgcacagaaaatacagtacCATAAAAAACTATTTCAGGGAATGGCCAaagctgaataaataaacaaaatataaaatgaacaaCATTAAATCAATTGAGTAAAAATTCTCAAAAGGTCATAAAAGTGCCAGTTTATAGATGTgggtttttaaaagctttttaaaatacagcatCTGACACTGAGAGGAGTTTACTCCACAGTGTTGGAGCTAAAACAGCAAAACCAGGATCCCATTTGTCTTAAGCCAGGGCCATGGAACTTTTAACAACATTTGGTCTTAATGTTACCGTTGGCTGCTTCAGAAGTATTTCTGGTGTGACCATTTGCTTTTTGCTATTCCTGGTTTTTAAATTGTTGCCTTGTCCAAGACACtttataacttgtttttttaaatgtgctctacaaatatagatgttattattaaaaatgacacCTAGTGGCTTCGAAAACATAAACATCCTTGCAAACATCTGTTCATGTTGGAGTCAAAAAGAGCAGACTTACGTGTTCACAGGACTCCGTGGTAAATGCTTCACACCTGAGGGCTTCTGGCCACTGGAAGCCAAACTTGTTCATCAGTGATTCACAGCCGGACCGTGCCTGCTCACAGAGCGTTCTGCAGGGCGGCCGAGGTTTTCCTGACACACATTCAGGAGTGTAGGCGGAGCACAAGAAAGGCTTCAGATGAGGGGAGCACTCCACTTTCACAAGTGCTGCAAACTGATTTACTTCCAGGCCTGCGTCGTCCTGAGTTTTGTGGCCTAGAATGTTGGGCAGGACAGTCTCCGTGTAAGGCAGGCCTTTGCAGAGAGGGACACTGATTGTCTGACATGTTGCAGGGGATGTTGGGGTAAAACTGGTGTCTTGACTCTGGAAGAACAGAAACATAAATCAATGAATTCtgaataaacaatatttttgctCCTGTAGTTTTCATCAACCACACCTGCCCCTTTTGCTCGTAGTGTCAAAGTGACTTTAAAAACAGTGACTTTATTCGATGATAAATTGTCTGTCCAGGATTTGTCTGTGGGAAACTTGCAAGTAATTTTTGCCTGGTGTAATGTCACACAAGAGGGCACGTGAGGAGCCCAAGAGCCCTTTGGTTGACCCAAGTACCCCTAAGTGCCCCTAAAGGTTGGGTTATGCTCAAAAAGAACTAGTTCATGCGACGTGTTGTCTTATCTCGTTGGAAGGCTAACGTGTCGAAAACTGTCCCTGTTCCGAACAGCCACACTGGAAGGCGGCGTGAGAAGTCAGCCGTCATAGAGAGAGGGTGCACGTGATATCGTTTAGATATGGGGATAACGGcacacattttcagtcagtctctcctggaagagaTTCATGTTGCACctggttgttcacatgaaaagtgacaggaatagttgtgtaaagacagaaaaaagagagctacAGAGAGAATTTCAAACTGTGCTTACTTTGTCACCTCCGCACATCTTGCTAATAACGGCGTGAAGTGGCTGTGAATGTCGGATGGtcggtttcagaaagttacagaactTGTTGGATGCAGTCCCCCAATTCCGAAgttggaaaggtgtggggggaggggtTTCCGAAGCTATTCGACCATACGACAAGCAGCTCTGATGGAGTATATTGGTTTTTTTCCTAATTTTCCTCAATTAAATTGTTGCCGTGTGCAAGAGactttgtaacttgtttttgaaatgtaCTATaggtattattattaaaaactcTACACCTAGTGGCTTCTAAAACATAAATATCCTTGCAAACATCTGTCCATCTTCATGTTGGAGTCAAAAAGAGCAGACTTACGTGTTCACAGGACTCCGTGGTAAATGCTTCACACCTGAGGGCTTCTGGCCACTGGAAGCCAAACTTGTTCATCAGTGATTCACAGCCGGACCGTGCCTGCTCACAGAGCGTTCTGCAGGGCGGCCGAGGTTTTCCTGACACACATTCAGGAGTGTAGGCGGAGCACAAGAAAGGCTTCAGATGAGGGGAGCACTCCACTTTTACAAGTGGTGCAAACTGATTTACTTCCAGGCCTGCGTCGTCCTGAGTTTTGTGGCCTAGAATGTTGGGCAGGACAGTCTCCGTGTAAAGCAGGTCTTTGCAGAGAGGGACACTGATTGTCTGACATGTTGCAGGGGATGTTGGGGTAACAGGGTTGTCTTGACCCTGGATGAACAGAAACATAAATCAGTGATGTCTGAATAAACAATATCTTTGCTCCTTCTGGTTCACCCAAGTGGTCGGCCACAGTGGACCTGTGGTTAGCCCAGGTGTCCATATGACCACTTCAGATGCCTCTGTGGCATGACCTTGCAACAAAAATGAACAGTtgccacaaattgtcattttcacactttggtttttgtacggattaaacaaacaagatataacgtggtaattagagagctttagaggtgctggtagatggatttttgtacatttggacagagccaagctagctgtttccccatttccagtgtttatgctaagctaagctacagaAATGTGAGTGGTGTCCATCTTCTGATCTaaatctcagcaagaaagtgaattaagtgtatttcccatTTGTTCTAATTCTTTAAAGAGTCTGTACAAGCCACTGATTCCATTCTATATTgtaagaacaaaaaacaacaaagcaaatttcaaaaacaagaaattatATCCTCATCATTTCATACTAACCTGTACACAGTTAGACTCTGGTAAAGCGTCACATCGGAGCCTCATTGGCCAGAACAACCGCTTTGCTCTGAGGACAGACTCGCAGTCTGTCTTGACCTTCTCACAGAGAGCTCGGCATGGCTTCATTCTGCTGTCGTCCTCCGAGCCGCATTCAGGCACAGCAACACGACACATGAGTATGTCGATGCCTGGTGAACAAGCAGTCTCCACAATCTGACCGATCTGCTGCAGGTTGAAGCCTGTAACTCCGCTTGGATGGAGGGTAGTGGTGTAACCCACACTTTGACAAAAGCTGGCTGTTACTGGCTTGCAATTTGCCCTGCTATGTACCTGCTGAGGAGACAGCAGAAACCCCAAAACCACCAAGACCAAATTCTTCATGGCTTTAAGTAATCTCAAAAACTGTCCTGTGCTGTTAAACAAAGTTTTTGGAGGTTTGAGAccagtgtgtctgtgctgctctGCTTAGGAGGTGGAGTACGAATCCACAAATGGAGTTTCTACAAACAAGGCACTGATTTCGGACCACTGGTAAGGTCACATATCAATAAGATGCTCAACACAAAATGAGAGCCTAACTGGTCTCAGAACAGCAGCCCTATTCTGAGAAGATTTTTATAAGAAGCTAAACATCTGGTTGTGATTGTGTACTTAGTGGGTAACCTGGGGGGTTTGTTGCATAAAAGCTGGCCCAATAAACCGACTTCTGGATGGAAAGTATTTCAACACTACTAGGATCtagaaaataaagtgttaacATGTTGTGATTTTCAAAAACAACTGTGTCTCCAGTTCTCTGAAGCTTTGATTTCTGTAAAAAAAGACTTGAGTTCCAGAATTACACATCCACCATGTGGCATCATGTTGTTTTACCGAAAAGAGACTTAGTTGATTCTCTTACGCAAGCTGACCTAAAAAGACAGCAGTGCAAGAGAAGGCGGTTTCTTTCTTGCTAAAAGATACCAGTTTTGTCTCCCTTTTTAAAGACCCTTAAAGGTCAGTGCTTTGGGTCCTCTGTCAGGAAGCCAGTCGAATGTCAGTTTCTCAGTTGAAGCATGAGACTCTTAATGATAAAAGTGTAAGCCATGTTTATCAAATGAATATATTTAATAACAGAAAGATCCAAAATATATAGCTGAGCAGAACTTAGTACCAGATAGGACTTGAGTAGTACAGAGGGGCTTGTTTGTTGAAACACAGTCTCTGGTCTTATCTGTTGTGTAACGGATATAATATTTCTTATAAaactaataattaatattacagtattattacaataaacagtaataatataTAACTTTGTCACTGTACATTGAAGTATCAATAAGAACCCTCTCAAGCTGTTCAGGAAACTCCAGGACCTGAACATTTACACCTCGCTGTGCCTCTGGAAGGAGCCAAGTTGTCAGATTCAACAACATCACTTCCCCCCACCTCACCACCAGCACAGGGGTACCACAAGGATGCGTTCTGTCCACGTTGCTCTTCACCCTCTTTACCAATGATTTTAGATCAACATCAAACTCCATCAGGATTCTGAAATACATGGACGACACCACAATTGTCAGACTGATCTCAAAAGACAATGAAGACGCCTACAGGCTGGAGGTGGAGAAGTCAGTCAACTGGTGCAGGGAAAATGACCTGGTCCTGAATGGAAACAAGACTACTGAAATGATCATCGACTTcagaacaaaacaatcaataaaaGCACCTATCCTCACTGACAGCCCTCATTGGCACACACATCAGCAATAACCTGAAATGGGACCTCAACGCCAACCATCAAATGCAAAAAGCCCAACAGAGAGACTATTTCATGAGACAACTCAAAAAACACAGTCAGGCAGGGTCTACTGGTTCAGTTTTACACAGCCATAATCCAGAGCATCCTGTCAGTATCGATTACTGTCTGCTATGGTAACACACCTAAGCACACAACTAATTAATTATCAACAGAGCATCAAAGATCATAGGCAGGAAATTCCCTGCACTGGACTCCATATACACACAACGCACCATCTTACGAGCAATCAAGATCACAGACGACCCTCTCCACCCAGCTCACCATCTTTTTCAGCGATAAACACACCAAAGTCAGCCTAATTGTGATTGTACGTGGagttgtgtactgtatgttttttcttttttgcacttATGTCCTTTATGTTTGCACTGATCTGTACTGTACCACCAGCCTAGCTGTGTGGCAATAAAAGAAACCTGAACTTTAACATGAAGCGTTTTTAATTGGTAGCTGATTCAAACATcgaaattacactgtaaatcatGGGCTGTATTATAAAGTGTTGCTGAACATAGGCCCTACCTTGTGAGCAGTAGAGGTGCCCCTTTTTGTGAAGTGTGTATAAAGTTTATGAAGTGttgctgaatttttttttgttgaaaacgATCTGAGGCTTGGTTGTGTTACGTTAGTTGGCATGCCGgaaacagggaaaggacccaaacgcagacagtaCAGGTAGACAGGTGCAGTTCAGAGATTTATTGTAGCTTCCAGGCAGATACACCAGTTGGCAGGCACGCACATAATGATTCAAACAGCAGGAAACCAAAACCAGGACTCAACATAGCAACTGAGACAAACTGACCCAGAACAACAACAGAATCACACCGACTAAATACACAAGTGAGGGAAGGATAATTAGACACATGTGAAACCAATCatggcggggcaaacaatcaaaattgaagggaaaagcaaacaaagataCATGAGGGGTGGAGagtatttcaaaaataaaagaagaaataactaTACgcaaaccctcaaaccatgacaggtTGTAGTGAGTTAATTCTAACGTGTGTCAGATTGTAGGTGATGTCTGCTTGTCTACCCTGAGTTGACGAAGACAGATAGGCCTCCTGTCTGAACACAAGTATGCCAGAATCATATCTGTGTGAAAGATGTGCATGTAAgttatgaaacaaaaacaacatatgcaACAAAAACTCTTGTGACTCCTGATTGTCTGCTTAATCTGAGAAAACATTTTCCTCCACAGTTTAGAGGAGCATTTGGACCAACCAGAAGGGGCACATTGATGGACCAAAGGGGAACTTGGGTTGTGACTTTAGAGCCATAATGAAGCACATGCAAGGATTTCGTATGTCTTTTGTATGtccaaatacaaaaagaaagatAGAGTGGCAACTGAAAAAGAGTAATGTGGAGTGTTCCAGTGAGAGTTGGAAACAAGCAAACACCACCAACACTGAAAAGTGAATTTTAAGGTTAACATGGTTAACTACATGTGCGGTTAGGGGAACTTCATGTGTGGTTAGGGGAATTTTTGAACTTTGTagagagccatgctagctgtttacTCCTGCTTCtggtctgtatgctaagctaaggtaagCTGTAGCTATAGCTGTAGGCCTACTCTATAGTTCACGTACAGaattgagagtggtatcagtcttctcatcttctcggtaagaaagcaaataagcctattttctaaaatgttgaactacttcTTAAATATTTAAGCAAATTTAAACTGCAGCGTCAAGTTCAGGCTGTCAACATTGAGAAGCACTCATCAGACAACACATGTAACCAAATTCTTCTAAAACCTTGGAATGATCATGTGAAATAGATTCATGTCATccaaaaaacagcattaaaagagtttcccctcggggatcaataaagtatttctgattctgatttatcaAACTTTGAAATCAGACACTTGGGTGCATGGATGTGACCTTTCAGTTCATATTTGTAGCAGCACCCAGAGGGAAGGGCCTGATTTAATCTGGACAGGCAGCACTATAAACGTGATGAGACAGAGGTCTTCCTTGACAGCTTTGTAGAGGTGAGTAGATCATTCAGAGGTAATATCTGTAATATCTTTATACTGTAACTGTGATGTTGGGTGCAGATGCCTTTATAACTGCATTAATTGACACTAGGGGTCAGAAGAACTCCACAATAAGCTTCcagacacacacctctgacATAACTTTTAAAAGATATAATCTGATATAATTTAAAAAGGAGTGGTAAATCCAATATCCCCtccccttttagctctggtttggtattcaccaactcctgagaaaaatatctggctctggTGCTGAGCAGAGAACAgctacctgctgcagctggaaacaagaCCGATGAGAACACTGAGATTGaacaatacagtacatgtgccgtGAAACCAAAATGATGAGTTTAAAGACGCTAAAAAGCATCGTaaagttgggtgataattctgcGCAAGCTActccttttacattacacagagACATTTGAGTCAAGTTGTTAGACTGTAGCCTAATGTTGCACTGTGTCTGCTGGAGGTTtaaataggcaattgtttgcttaCACATTGGACATATCAGCTCTATAAGACAATAATATGTTAGGgccagcggtggaaagtaaagtacatttaagtacagtatatttatgttcagcatttctattttatacttgtactccactacatttggaatatattgtactttttactgtacTATGTTTATCTGACTGACAGTTTCTAGTTACTGCAGATTATGAGTAAGAAAAACCTATAATAagcatataaaatacaatattattaAACATTGCATTTAACTACCaatcagtatataaaatagataTTATTATCCACATgtgaatgcatcagtaatatttTCTCTGTATGGCAGCTTGTTGTGTAGTTCCTCTGtaagtaaagaaataaaaaatattgcaaCTTTAATCAttgacacaaaaaaataaaacagtagcTTTGCTTCCACCCATATTCTCCATCAGCTGAAAAACATTACACACTTTAGACAGACATAAAATAAGTTCCCACGGTTCTGTAACTAATATGAAAAGCATTGGTTTTGTTTATTACTTTGAATTACAGATATAGTATAAAGCTCAAAAAAGGACAGAGGcaatttaataaaatgcaaaaccacaaccacatactgtatgtttgtgtacacatgAACCAAACCATGACATGAAAACCAAAGCCAAACACATGACTGCTTCTGTGCTATCATGTGGACTCATGAAAGCAGAACTGAGTGTCCATTTTGGTGCATTCTGAGATGTCAGAGCTTTAGAGCAGCATGTTCCTGCGTCCACAGAGAAGCAAAAACTCCACTTCAATGTTCATTATTTAATATCTCTAAAAACAGAGGCTAAAATCAAATAACCTTAAGACTTAGGCTTCCTTGTATTGTTTAAAAGAGAACTAGACTTCGTCATTTTTCATTCTCCAAAAGTAAGTGTGACTTTTTCCACCAAAGAGTGACTGACGTAGTTTGACTTGGAACTTCCACAAGCCTTCAGAGCCACCAGCACAAAGTTTCTTGGAGAAAAGTTTGGATCGAAGAGAGGAACTAGCTGACTGTCCACACCTGCAGAAAGACGAGGCTTTAGTACAGAGAGCGCAACAGCAGTATATTAAATTTTCGGTGTCGCAGTGTCCAGCGGCTCACCGTTCTCCTGCAGGTAGATCATCCTGTCCAGCAGCACCAGCGTCTCCACCACAGGAGCCAGCAGCAGGGCCAGGCTGAAGTACACCACCACCCTGCCCTGCTGCTTCAACATGGCCTCAACCCGCTCCGGGTCGAGAGGCAACCCGGGAGGCAGGCCTACCCGAGCCAGACCCAGACGGGCATACCTGAGATGGAGCATAGATGTAGACAGAGGAGGACATTGTCAttaattctcaaatagtggcctttatttacctcagctgcagttttcctgttttacaAACACTATGAAATCCTCCAGTGGCTCAAAGGGCATTATTTCTCCCATTCCTTTGAAACATTTGTAAATTTTCAAAAGTAAAGCAGCAGACTGATGAAtatgacatgactctgttgttgtactgatatAATTAGTGCTGTTGAAATATACATAATACTGAAGTGATTTATAGAGTACCTACAGGTAATTCCATCTCTCCTCAGTGTTTTTACCAAGCCTTTACTACAATTGCCTTTATAtgttcaaaatatatataataaaatgtggGAATCTCACTGCGTAattcaaagagtttcccctcggggatcaataaagtatttctgattctgaatacaAGAGCCAAAATCCAATATGTTTGACTTTAGCGTCCCCTAGTGGTCATATCAAAGAAGACAGTGTGGTGTACAATGAGATGAAGGCGCTAAAGCAACACAAAGACTGCACCAGTCTTCATCCAGAATGGCTCAtttttctaaaaacacacagccaacaccagaaaaatgtcattttaaagatGCGACATGCAGTGATTCGAATATTCAACCAGGTCCTTACTTTTAGCTGCTGGTTAAACTGGGTGTTAACTTCAGCGAACCTACTCATTTTTAATTTCCAGTTTGCTGTGTCCactggttcccaaacttttccAAGTCTTtgattataatgaaataataaatgtatcaaCTTAAAAATGTACACGTCTATATGTAAATACATGCATGTAATTAAATTTAAAGGCACaataagtaggatttgtcggttgctgtttgtaaacacacgatTGGCTACAAAGTTGAAcacaaagttggcccctcctccccagctcaatgagcgagcgagagagagagagagagtgaatgaagagagggagcggcgagaacaaagcagtgaatcagaaaaataaaacgttattttctgattgtttcactgAGGTTACGTTCGAAAGCACAAATAATGTCGcccacacctccgcacaacccCGCAGGCAGGAGGCAGCTTCATCCTGTCCACCGcgctctgctctgcctgtgtgtaGCGCTCAGACCCGACCTATCGCCACACTTCGTTTTAGCGCTGGAGCTACATCTACGAcccagacagagagcagaggagcgagacggagacagcgatgtaaccgGCACGCTCACAGCCTGCGCGCTGTTATTggatcacaatttcccaaagctcAAGTTGACGTCTTTAAAATGACCAGTCCTAACTCCACAGATATTAAATTTAGAtctaaaacagagctaaacaacaaaatcacatttgagaagctgacaCCACAGATTATTTGACAGttctgcttgataaattacttaaacgagTGGTTATCAAATGTAAATAACACATCAAGCACAAGAGAAACACaataattattaattgtttgggtttttggacAATTAATACTTTTGGGAATTACCTCTTATGGGCAGCGCAATGTACTGTAACATTAGACCTGTTGAACTTAAAAACTAGTGTAAGTGCCTGGGGGCGTCAGCGTTCACTCACTCTGTAAATGGTAATAAGTGAGCTTTCTTTATGGTCTGGATTCCTGCCCTGCGCAGATCCGGCTTTGTATCCCTGATGAAAGTCTCCAGCGTCGCCCGGTAACAGTGTGTCCTCAGTAACTCACTT is part of the Siniperca chuatsi isolate FFG_IHB_CAS linkage group LG9, ASM2008510v1, whole genome shotgun sequence genome and encodes:
- the LOC122881180 gene encoding uncharacterized protein LOC122881180, whose translation is MKNLVLVVLGFLLSPQQVHSRANCKPVTASFCQSVGYTTTLHPSGVTGFNLQQIGQIVETACSPGIDILMCRVAVPECGSEDDSRMKPCRALCEKVKTDCESVLRAKRLFWPMRLRCDALPESNCVQGQDNPVTPTSPATCQTISVPLCKDLLYTETVLPNILGHKTQDDAGLEVNQFAPLVKVECSPHLKPFLCSAYTPECVSGKPRPPCRTLCEQARSGCESLMNKFGFQWPEALRCEAFTTESCEHSQDTSFTPTSPATCQTISVPLCKGLPYTETVLPNILGHKTQDDAGLEVNQFAALVKVECSPHLKPFLCSAYTPECVSGKPRPPCRTLCEQARSGCESLMNKFGFQWPEALRCEAFTTESCEHYGVGSSGGICEPITIPVCQGLSYNKTITPNLLGHTSQREAVVKMSFFNSIVQTVCSVDIRLFLCMVYAPQCVAGEVQRPCRSFCERAKQGCEGLMTSFGVFWPDELQCESFPEEMCISEDSRPEMLSAEGVLSKLNAGGFSVRGKSLSLKTARLLLTLTDADKSGDLDVVEFFKLEHYVAVTRREYVESYESRNPPSVTQIQMKKALSLREFNLDDETFRVLWHEYRSKGGIDYDEYMAVLTKLQILRDRFQAHMLSLPCDCEVASFSFKQFMKSAII